Proteins encoded in a region of the Triticum dicoccoides isolate Atlit2015 ecotype Zavitan chromosome 3A, WEW_v2.0, whole genome shotgun sequence genome:
- the LOC119272232 gene encoding probable WRKY transcription factor 33, with the protein MRGSNMLSSSGCSSGSNKRTLQQDCSGGSHAQEHTKKKSRIGMRTDYTYAPYHDGFQWRKYGQKVIRGNAFPRCYYRCTYHQDHGCSASKHVEQHNSADPPLFRVVYTNDHTCSGAAATASDYMASSMHIQQIADASLRKADTEAERPPRPQQPRSGGGGYAAAIKEEKDAIVSSLLTVIRGSCDVVKSDTAHEGYSSASLASNCYAMSSPSVAGGSREGSSSSSVSPVVLPAPDDMGLGLDFMVESHWFEPLDLGWFVE; encoded by the exons ATGAGGGGGAGCAACATGCTCAGCTCCAGTGGCTGCTCCAGTGGGAGCAACAAAAGGACGCTGCAGCAGGATTGCAGTGGCGGCAGCCATGCCCAGGAGCACACCAAGAA AAAGTCTCGCATCGGCATGAGAACAGACTACACATATGCACCGTATCATGATGGATTCCAGTGGAGAAAATATGGGCAGAAGGTGATCCGGGGCAATGCCTTCCCAAG GTGCTACTACAGGTGCACGTACCACCAGGATCATGGCTGTTCGGCGAGCAAGCACGTGGAGCAGCACAACTCGGCGGACCCGCCGCTGTTCCGTGTGGTCTACACGAACGATCACACATGCAGCGGCGCTGCTGCTACCGCATCGGACTACATGGCCTCATCGATGCACATCCAGCAGATCGCCGACGCCTCTCTGAGAAAGGCCGACACGGAAGCGGAAAGGCCGCCGCGCCCGCAGCAGCctcgctccggcggcggcggctacgccgCAGCGATAAAAGAGGAGAAAGACGCCATCGTCTCCTCCCTGCTCACCGTCATCAGAGGCAGCTGTGACGTTGTGAAATCTGACACTGCCCACGAGGGCTACAGCAGTGCGTCGCTGGCTAGTAACTGCTACGCGATGTCATCACCATCGGTGGCCGGAGGTAGCCGTGAGGGTAGTAGCAGCTCTTCAGTTTCGCCAGTGGTGCTGCCGGCGCCAGATGACATGGGATTGGGACTGGATTTCATGGTGGAGTCCCACTGGTTCGAGCCTTTGGATTTGGGTTGGTTCGTAGAATAG